A stretch of Apis cerana isolate GH-2021 linkage group LG1, AcerK_1.0, whole genome shotgun sequence DNA encodes these proteins:
- the LOC108002081 gene encoding bromodomain adjacent to zinc finger domain protein 2B isoform X10, which yields MGTGMEKENSASGGGGGGGGGGGGEAAATATPGATSASEKLQADQANPLLDPTALFGAYWPRSDSAASSLFGGMPGGYGLGAHHLPSAYAILGRGGSAPGFGGHTPASAPPPPPYSHSSLGTLSVAASQAASLGINPASAAWWTMASHLAAQDYLARLQGAAGLPGFPPGAESLLPPYPASLLNPPSLSSHKSSKSKSSKSHKTPASSSSSTTPSMTSSSLPVSTQAPVTSSHHSTSASTTPNSQTNVVSDPSSILGGVRLPPDTEIIKYTSSIVGPKVPGTTNRGRKKTISLDTPSVSVHPPPVPALTAHQTNTTTTSLMMEPRKYNRTGSESNDYRESVDRVEVIKLPAHSTNGNVLPAPSSYTTTTNTSNSNDSDAPLNLSLKPATTSSNSPISGSQPLSQLSNLSQSLLASDRTSRRKPGPKPRRVPQNSVPVPASPSPSLAQLFAAADSPQRPSSGSEESESASTTHHKDGRPRNLGRGVSKPKKNTVASLLAQSRALGIKPTPTLDPSVPLSHQVSLLRSNILAAQLHATATGQTGQTDDKNQRSLQEKMKNKLLEVSGEESNMDVTSESGSNTDVVTDTDDDNTDGVSSAKRRKVKPSERDLQVPLERGWKRETVIKGLGKSGVIKGDVSYYSPCGKTFRSSPDLAKFLEQQNPPELTTANFSFSSRPLVGEFLQPTMGLAEAEFVRLGAQEVARRLEELRAAGGFRDSRTNNQYEREKLAYAKKLAKEEAQRHKEQARLIKEQEKTERQEAVRREREIRNQQLLELVAKLEKGSAYPLHSETTLEIQPPPTTTITITTTTTTIIHPSCSKQLFTNVLLERRTGHRRKERRVSLARVPPRNHVPAINTIDYWASLNLQTQGRKRLAFTIKQKMKIIQEIERGKSKSDVARELGLASSTVATIWKNRESIAESWRNRDMMQQHSDVEDPVAKKTGLPSASSNLASVTSLVTNSTVLNTVNATNNTTTSTTLPTAVVVPPPQVQVVPPPPPPPPPPQPPPPPPPPPPLPPPPPPPPPLPPPPPSLPLPLPTTSATVAPPSTSQPTQLSTTPTSSTTSTGTTTTNASIMDNTQQAQTQTQSQELLEARKKRQEEVEKIRLEEQQRKQQERELKRQQAVMLKEQERERRRQHMALVRALENRRKMEEREKKRLEARAERIATKEKRAEQRKMEMELIEQIRKPVEDMELTDHRSLPELKRIPGLKLSGQAFADIVMVFEFLHNFGETLGFDMESLPSLKSLQLALLNDEEAEEELLSVMTHLLVCAIEDPGIPQPARHTTGLGQSLRQADITHANISEVLRIYLYANATGEVKALTGVCLERERDKKFADHHQNGGDYASTCSGKNAQFYEHLHNNETWRMSERLRDKPFLALNPTHKAQMLAFLCNELLQNKAVIRQIEGSLETVAQLRKERFVLDTKIRKLRQLHSRKVRMEAVGVIVNKTGDTITIEKKEGDEEGNTSSTAVGTTPTPDEIHHEDEVEDMSENESEGTQPEEEEDKNLSGEELGKKLDKLLKQSEEQLQKLNSSSKQLRAHIFGQDRYWRRYWELACAGGIFVEAMESAEPEILELQAELDEKYKDVSMEEKRETKQEDTKVENRENEAPNDVKKEKKFNSNDQEDTKSLIEKTKSEIEDINCKKEPMQNCENLTNVKEEKKNDLDNSMTDAKTNVTSEEIKQETEVVSMDVDVKEETKKENDETDEDMKPAVKMMEDKIVETIPNGDKFNHVNNLHNGKELNGTFISNNSNESNWFSILPRETCDTPGPSTKQIFGIAEPTELRIPVFPPPASPNYDRCDSPAPLILTQDEAAQLEYLKVHGLPPPGEAKPVPNDLRYGWWRITDVDTFQELLEHLHSRGVREKELKRTTWATMESFLAVTGKINVDPGNLTATELQATPDEPDTPIPKPDNPAVWSEQVALRVDAQLLEQVEALEDKVANASMQVKGWKLPPRAGTEEAEEIEKLNEMEKISAVEQARQRLLSLEAAIERRYLKPPLGVCTGDPNLAALKAEQAAAANANSNNSDQSNQTPVPQEETTPRGLNNWREATARAHTSAQLAMALYMLEASIAWDKSIMKAVSLTPARNSVCVKLRNRCVSLKATTQYNQLLTTSQASNCQFCHSGDNEDKLLLCDGCDRGYHTYCFRPKMENIPDGDWYCHECMNKATGERNCLVCGKRVGKNLVLCELCPRAYHTDCHNPVMPKMPRGKWYCSNCHSKQPKKRNSSRRSHTKGGGTRESESSDHPPASPTPSTASNTHVEDVSSSEPATPTASPRKEGNNRTLTKKQQRELAPCKVLLEQLEQQDEAWPFLLPVNTKQFPTYKKIIKTPMDLSTIKKKLQDSVYKSRDEFCADVRQMFINCEVFNEDDSPVGKAGHGMRSFFEMRWTEITGAPPPHPQTHS from the exons CGTATTGGCCTCGGAGCGACAGTGCAGCTTCGTCGCTTTTCGGCGGTATGCCGGGCGGATATGGATTGGGGGCCCATCATTTACCATCGGCTTACGCTATCCTGGGCCGTGGAGGTTCTGCTCCCGGATTCGGGGGTCACACACCGGCTTCCGCTCCACCGCCACCCCCGTACTCCCACAGCAGCCTTGGTACTCTGAGCGTGGCTGCCAGTCAGGCTGCAAGTTTAG GCATCAATCCCGCGAGTGCAGCATGGTGGACGATGGCCTCACACTTAGCGGCACAGGACTACCTCGCGAGGTTACAAGGAGCGGCAGGATTGCCCGGATTTCCGCCTGGCGCCGAGAGCCTCCTGCCACCGTATCCTGCCTCGCTACTTAATCCCCCGTCCTTGTCGTCCCACAAGTCCAGTAAGT CTAAGTCAAGCAAGAGTCACAAGACTCCCGCGAGCAGCAGCAGCTCGACGACGCCGAGTATGACGAGCAGCAGTTTACCGGTCTCGACCCAGGCGCCGGTCACGTCCTCTCATCACAGCACGTCGGCGAGCACCACGCCGAATTCCCAAACGAACGTTGTCAG cgaTCCTAGCAGTATATTAGGAGGTGTACGCCTGCCACCCGATACAGAGATTATCAAATACACGTCGAGCATAGTCGGTCCAAAGGTTCCTGGCACAACGAACCGCGGTAGAAAGAAGACCATATCCTTGGACACGCCGAGCGTGAGCGTACATCCGCCCCCTGTACCCGCTCTCACCGCTCATCAAACAAACACGACCACCACGTCACTGATGATGGAACCGAGAAAGTATAATCGCACGGGG aGCGAGTCGAACGATTACAGGGAGTCGGTGGATCGCGTGGAGGTGATCAAATTGCCGGCACATTCGACGAACGGCAACGTTCTACCGGCACCATCGTCCTACACGACCACCACCAACACGAGCAACTCGAACGATTCGGACGCGCCGTTGAACCTCTCGTTGAAACCGGCGACGACCAGCAGTAATTCGCCGATTTCCGGCAGCCAGCCGCTCAGCCAGCTCAGTAATTTAAGTCAGTCGTTACTCGCCTCCGATCGAACTT CGAGAAGAAAGCCAGGACCGAAGCCTCGAAGGGTGCCGCAGAACTCCGTGCCGGTGCCGGCGTCGCCGAGCCCTTCGTTGGCGCAGCTGTTCGCCGCCGCCGATTCACCGCAACGGCCGAGCAGCGGGAGCGAGGAGAGCGAGAGCGCAAGCACGACCCACCACAAGGACGGCAGGCCAAGGAACCTGGGTCGCGGCGTTTCGAAACCGAAGAAGAACACGGTTGCCTCGTTGCTCGCTCAGAGCAGAGCCCTGGGAATCAAACCGACGCCCACGTTGGACCCCAGTGTGCCATTGTCTCATCAGGTCTCGTTACTGAGGTCCAATATTCTGGCTGCTCAATTGCACGCTACAGCGACCGGTCAGACCGGTCAGACAGATGACAAGAATCAG CGGTCTTTGCAGGAGAAGATGAAGAACAAGTTGCTCGAGGTCTCCGGCGAGGAGAGCAACATGGACGTGACGAGCGAAAGCGGCAGCAACACAGACGTTGTGACGGATACCGACGACGACAACACGGACGGCGTCTCCAGCGCGAAGAGAAGAAAGGTGAAGCCCAGCGAGAGGGATCTCCAGGTGCCGCTGGAGCGTGGCTGGAAGCGGGAGACCGTGATCAAGGGATTGGGGAAGTCGGGAGTGATAAAGGGTGACGTGTCTTATTACAGCCCTTGCGGAAAGACGTTCAGAAGCAGCCCGGATTTAGCCAAG TTTCTAGAGCAACAGAATCCGCCCGAGTTGACGACCGCCAACTTTTCGTTCTCCTCTCGTCCTCTGGTAGGCGAGTTTCTTCAACCGACGATGGGCCTCGCGGAGGCGGAATTCGTCAGGTTGGGGGCTCAGGAAGTGGCGAGAAGATTGGAGGAGTTGAGAGCCGCGGGTGGTTTCAGGGACTCGAGGACGAATAACCAATACGAGAGGGAGAAGTTGGCGTACGCGAAAAAATTGGCCAAGGAGGAGGCGCAGCGACATAAGGAACAGGCTAG GTTGATCAAGGAGCAGGAGAAAACGGAGAGACAGGAGGCGGTTAGACGGGAGCGGGAGATTAGGAATCAACAGTTGCTCGAG TTGGTTGCGAAGCTCGAAAAAGGCTCAGCCTATCCTCTTCACAGTGAGACCACGCTAGAAATCCAACCACCACCTACCACAACCATCACCATCACTACCACTACCACCACGATCATTCACCCAAGTTGCTCAAAACAATTGTTTACGAACGTCCTCCTCGAACGAAGGACGGGCCACCGTCGAAAAGAGCGACGGGTGTCACTCGCACGCGTACCACCACGTAATCACGTACCTGCGATTAACACGATCGATTATTGGGCATCCCTAAACCTACAAACGCAGGGTCGAAAGCGGCTAGCGTTCACGATCAAGCAGAAAATGAAGATCATCCAAGAGATCGAACGCGGTAAGAGCAAGAGCGACGTGGCGCGCGAGCTGGGTCTGGCTAGCAGCACGGTGGCCACCATCTGGAAGAATCGGGAGAGCATCGCGGAGAGCTGGAGGAACCGCGACATGATGCAGCAGCACTCGGATGTCGAGGACCCGGTCGCGAAAAAAACCGGCCTCCCCTCCGCGTCGTCCAATTTGGCGTCTGTCACGTCACTGGTAACGAATAGCACGGTGTTGAACACCGTGAACGCAACCAACAACACCACCACCAGCACCACGTTGCCCACAGCCGTCGTGGTGCCGCCTCCGCAGGTGCAGGTGGTGccgccgccaccaccaccaccaccaccaccacaaccaccaccaccaccaccaccaccaccaccactaccaccaccaccaccaccaccaccaccactaccaccaccaccgccatcACTGCCTCTCCCATTGCCGACCACCTCCGCAACGGTCGCCCCTCCGTCGACGTCGCAACCCACGCAGCTCTCCACGACGCCAACCTCCAGCACCACGTCCACAGGCACCACCACGACCAACGCCAGCATCATGGACAATACCCAGCAGGCCCAGACCCAGACGCAAAGTCAGGAGCTTCTGGAG GCTCGGAAAAAACGGCAGGAAGAGGTGGAGAAGATACGACTGGAAGAACAACAACGAAAGCAACAG GAACGCGAGCTGAAGCGGCAGCAGGCAGTTATGCTGAAAGAACAG gAAAGAGAACGAAGGAGGCAGCACATGGCATTGGTTCGAGCGTTAGAAAACCGCCGAAAAatggaggaaagagagaaaaaacgatTGGAGGCGAGAGCTGAAAGAATAGCAACGAAAGAAAAACGCGCCGAACAGAGGAAGATGGAGATGGAACTGATCGAACAAATCAGAAAGCCTGTTGAGGACATGGAACTAACTG ATCATAGATCACTGCCAGAACTAAAACGAATACCTGGTCTGAAATTATCCGGCCAAGCGTTTGCAGACATTGTAATGGTGTTTGAATTTCTGCATAATTTCGGCGAGACTTTAGGCTTTG atatggaATCGCTCCCAAGTCTAAAAAGCCTTCAATTGGCGTTGCTCAATGATGAGGAAGCGGAGGAAGAGCTTCTGTCCGTGATGACACATTTGTTAGTATGTGCGATCGAGGATCCAGGAATCCCTCAACCAGCGAGACACACGACAGGCCTTGGCCAAAGCCTCCGACAAGCTGATATAACGCATGCCAACATCAGTGAGGTGTTACGAATCTACTTATACGCGAACGCGACAGGAGAAGTGAAGGCTCTGACAGGAGTATGTCTAGAACGGGAACGCGATAAGAAATTTGCCGATCATCATCAAAATGGTGGTGATTACGCTTCTACCTGTTCGGGCAAAAATGCTCAATTTTACGAGCATTTACATAACAACGAAACATGGAGGATGTCCGAAAGGCTGAGAGACAAACCATTCCTAGCTTTGAATCCGACGCACAAGGCACAAATGCTCGCGTTTCTCTGTAACGAGCTATTGCAGAACAAGGCTGTGATCAGACAGATCGAAGGAAGCTTGGAAACAGTAGCTCagttaagaaaagaaagattcgtTTTGGATACAAAGATAAGAAA ATTGAGACAATTACATAGTCGAAAAGTACGAATGGAAGCAGTGGGTGTGATAGTTAATAAAACTGGAGACACAATTACGATTGAGAAAAAAGAGGGCGATGAGGAGGGTAACACGTCGTCAACGGCAGTAGGTACGACACCCACTCCTGATGAGATTCATCATGAAGATGAAGTTGAAGACATGTCCGAAAATGAGAGTGAAGGAACTCAACCTGAGgag GAAGAAGACAAAAATCTCTCTGGTGAAGAGCTCGGTAAAAAGTtggacaaattattaaaacaatcagAAGAACAATTGCAAAAATTGAATAGCTCTTCAAAACAACTACGAGCCCATATATTTGGCCAAGATAGGTATTGGAGAAGATATTGGGAATTAGCATGCGCAGGTGGCATTTTCGTCGAGGCCATGGAAAGCGCAGAACCTGAAATCCTTGAGTTGCAGGCTGAATTAGACGAAAAGTACAAAGATGTATCGATggaggagaaaagagaaacaaaacaAGAAGACACCAAAGTCGAAAATCGGGAGAATGAAGCTCCTAATGAtgtaaagaaggaaaagaaattcaattcaaatgaTCAAGAAGATACGAAATCTTTAATAGAGAAAACAAAATCTGAAATTGAAGATATTAATTGTAAGAAAGAACCTATGCAAAACtgtgaaaatttaacgaatgttaaggaagagaaaaagaatgatttgGATAATTCAATGACTGATGCAAAGACCAATGTTACATCTGAAGAGATTAAACAAGAAACAGAAGTAGTTAGTATGGATGTGGATgtcaaagaagaaacaaaaaaagaaaatgacgaAACGGATGAAGATATGAAACCAGCAGTGAAGATGATGGAagataaaattgttgaaacaATTCCAAACGGTGATAAATTCAATCATGTGAATAACCTTCATAATGGGAAGGAATTGAATGGCACTTTTATTTCTA ataATAGTAACGAATCGAATTGGTTCTCAATTTTACCTCGGGAAACTTGTGATACTCCAGGACCAAGTACCAAACAAATATTTGGAATAGCCGAACCAACTGAACTGAGAATACCAGTATTTCCTCCACCGGCTAGTCCAAATTACGATAGATGTGATAGTCCTGCTCCTTTAATTTTGACTCAAGACGAAGCAGCGCaacttgaatatttaaaagttcatGGTTTACCACCTCCTGGAGAAGCTAAACCAGTACCAAATG ACTTAAGATATGGCTGGTGGAGAATAACGGATGTTGATACGTTTCAAGAATTGCTGGAACATCTTCATTCTCGCGGTGTTCGCGAAAAAGAACTAAAACGTACAACATGGGCAACTATGGAATCTTTCTTAGCTGTTACAGGCAAGATCAATGTAGATCCTGGCAATCTTACTGCTACAGAACTTCAAGCGACACCTGATGAACCTGATACGCCAATTCCAAAACCAGACAATCCGGCAGTTTGGAGCGAACAAGTTGCGCTACGCGTGGATGCGCAATTATTGGAACAAGTTGAGGCCCTAGAAGATAAAGTCGCAAATGCCAGCATGCAGGTCAAAGGCTGGAAACTGCCTCCACGGGCAGGAACCGAGGAGgctgaagaaattgaaaaactaaACGAAATGGAAAAGATCAGTGCAGTTGAACAAGCACGGCAAAGGTTATTGTCTCTAGAGGCCGCTATAGAAAGGAGATATTTGAAACCACCGTTAGGTGTTTG caCGGGAGATCCAAACTTGGCGGCTTTAAAGGCAGAACAAGCAGCTGCTGCAAATGcgaattcgaataattcggATCAGAGCAATCAGACTCCAGTACCTCAAGAAGAAACAACTCCAAGAGGGCTAAACAACTGGCGAGAGGCAACAGCTCGAGCACATACATCCGCTCAGCTGGCCATGGCACTTTATATGTTGGAGGCTAGCATCGCTTGGGACAAGAGCATCATGAAGGCTGTGAGTCTAACACCAGCTAGAAACTCGGTCTGCGTCAAGCTACGAAACCGCTGCGTCTCACTCAAAGCTACCACTCAATACAATCAGCTATTGACTACTTCTCAGGCCTCT AATTGTCAATTTTGTCATAGCGGAGATAACGAAGACAAATTATTACTGTGTGATGGTTGTGACCGCGGCTATCATACTTATTGTTTCCGTCCAAAAATGGAAAACATTCCTGATGGTGACTG GTATTGTCACGAATGCATGAATAAAGCAACAGGGGAGCGAAATTGTTTGGTATGTGGAAAGAGAGTTGGTAAAAACTTAGTATTATGTGAACTCTGTCCAAGGGCTTATCACACTGACTGCCACAATCCTGTTATGCCAAAA ATGCCAAGGGGAAAATGGTATTGTTCTAATTGCCACAGTAAACAACCAAAGAAGAGAAATAGTAGTCGAAGGAGTCATACCAAAGGGGGAGGCACCAGAGAAAGTGAAAGTTCTGATCATCCACCAGCTAG TCCAACGCCGTCAACGGCATCGAACACACACGTAGAGGACGTCAGTTCATCGGAACCAGCAACCCCAACTGCCTCACCACGGAAGGAGGGAAACAATAGGACGCTCACGAAGAAACAACAACGAGAGTTGGCTCCTTGTAAGGTGCTACTCGAACAGTTGGAGCAACAGGACGAGGCCTGGCCGTTCCTCTTGCCGGTGAACACCAAACAGTTTCCTACctacaagaaaattattaaaacaccCATGGATCTCAGTActattaagaagaaattgcAGGATTCCGT GTACAAGTCTCGCGATGAGTTTTGCGCCGATGTCAGACAGATGTTCATCAACTGCGAGGTATTCAACGAGGACGACAGTCCCGTGGGGAAGGCCGGACATGGGATGCGCAGTTTCTTCGAAATGCGTTGGACCGAGATTACTGGCGCACCACCTCCACACCCGCAAACGCATAGCTGA